One window of Nymphaea colorata isolate Beijing-Zhang1983 chromosome 1, ASM883128v2, whole genome shotgun sequence genomic DNA carries:
- the LOC116264289 gene encoding uncharacterized protein LOC116264289 isoform X1: protein MVVKMMKWRPWPPLITKKYQVKLVLKRIEGVVLEEAPAAGGGEGTRFMVEIKWKGQKPAFTSLRRKVVRNFTAERTVSKKKDGQEEGDGGVVVEWQEEFSNVCTLSSYKENCFHPWEISFTLLNVSSQGPKNKMTVTGTATVNLADFVAAMEEKEVESNVLVALPGGSAQPQPTLTISFWSKLQFSFSLLELRNAQEPSESVPRLPAALSPLSEEASLGEKEELSALKASLRKVKILTNYVSTRRTKKAFREDESSDGRYSGPSDDAEYAYPFDTDSIGDADQGVNDDKESSSFRKSFSYGTLSSANYVGGSYYPGIGIDEGNEGWVYYSNHRSEAGGSLAEESSSGYVEPSSIQSSKRSILPWRKRKLSFRSPKSKGEPLLKKQYAEEGGDDIDFDRRQLSSSDESFALGWTKGEEDAAANRSSVSDFGDDSFAVGHWESKEVISRDGHMKLCTEVFFASIDQRSERAAGESACTALVAVIADWLQCNRDIMPNKSQFDSLIREGSLEWRNLCENEAYMQRFPDKHFDLETVLEAKVRPLSVKHEKSFVGFFHPDGMDDGFEFLQGAMSFDSIWEEISNAMLNCSDCGPHVYIVSWNDHFFILKVEADAYYIVDTLGERLFEGCSEAYILKFNKDTSIFKLPEEPEGKSPNDSQTSLVEPKGQQQPEVDASGSSEKEAMDNNTTQDELICSGKESCKEYIKNFLAAIPLRELQVDIKKGLMTTPLHQRLQIEFHYTAYFTPPSTEVAVVQVPTEPSLT, encoded by the exons ATGGTTGTGAAGATGATGAAGTGGCGGCCATGGCCGCCCCTCATCACGAAGAAATACCAGGTGAAACTGGTTTTGAAGAGGATCGAAGGGGTGGTACTGGAGGAGGCGCCCGCTGCCGGAGGCGGCGAAGGAACTAGATTCATGGTGGAGATCAAATGGAAAGGGCAGAAGCCTGCTTTTACGTCCTTGAGGAGGAAGGTTGTCAGGAATTTCACGGCGGAGCGCACTGTCTCGAAGAAGAAGGACGGCCAAGAGGAGGGAGATGGAGGGGTGGTCGTGGAATGGCAAGAGGAGTTTTCAAACGTGTGCACTCTCTCGTCTTACAAAGAGAATTGCTTTCATCCGTGGGAGATTTCCTTCACCCTGTTGAAT GTCTCAAGTCAGggaccaaaaaacaaaatgactGTTACTGGGACTGCAACAGTCAACTTGGCAGACTTTGTGGCTGCAATGGAAGAGAAGGAAGTTGAGTCAAATGTTCTTGTCGCTTTGCCAGGCGGGTCTGCTCAACCTCAACCAACACTGACT ATTTCTTTTTGGTCAAAATTGCAGTTCTCTTTCAGCTTGTTGGAACTGAGAAATGCTCAAGAACCTTCTGAATCTGTTCCAAGATTACCTGCAGCGTTGTCCCCTCTGAGTGAGGAAGCTTCACTTGGTGAGAAAGAAGAGCTTTCAGCCCTCAAAGCCAGCCTGAGAAAAGTCAAAATATTAACCAACTATGTGTCTACTCGGAGAACAAAGAAGGCATTTAGAGAGGATGAAAGCAGTGATGGAAGATACTCTGGCCCCAGTGATGATGCTGAATATGCATACCCATTTGATACAGATTCCATTGGCGATGCTGATCAAGGGGTTAATGATGACAAAGAAAGCTCTAGCTTTAGAAAATCATTCAGCTATGGAACACTGTCATCAGCAAACTATGTTGGTGGATCTTATTACCCTGGAATAGGAATTGATGAAGGCAATGAGGGATGGGTCTATTACAGCAATCACAGGTCTGAGGCAGGTGGCTCTCTTGCTGAGGAGTCATCATCAGGTTATGTGGAGCCATCTAGTATACAGTCATCAAAGCGGAGCATTCTTCCTTGGAGGAAAAGGAAGCTTAGTTTCAGATCACCAAAGTCAAAGGGAGAGCCACTCCTAAAGAAACAATATGCTGAAGAAGGTGGTGATGACATTGATTTTGATCGTCGACAGCTCAGCTCATCAGACGAGTCTTTTGCTCTAGGG TGGACTAAAGGGGAGGAGGATGCAGCTGCAAATCGGTCCTCTGTGTCAGACTTTGGAGATGACAGTTTTGCTGTAGGCCATTGGGAGAGCAAAGAAGTAATCAGTCGGGATGGACACATGAAGCTGTGCACAGAAGTATTTTTTGCTTCCATCGATCAGCGCAGTGAACGAGCTGCTGGTGAGAGTGCATGCACTGCTCTTGTCGCTGTAATTGCAGATTGGTTGCAGTGCAACAGAGACATTATGCCTAACAAGTCACAGTTTGATAGCCTGATCAGAGAAGGTTCACTGGAATGGAGGAATTTATGTGAGAACGAGGCCTACATGCAGCGGTTTCCAGACAAACATTTTGATCTAGAAACAGTTCTCGAAGCGAAGGTCCGGCCGCTTTCAGTTAAACATGAGAAATCTTTTGTGGGCTTCTTCCATCCTGATGGAATGGATGATGGGTTTGAATTCTTACAAGGTGCAATGTCATTTGATAGCATCTGGGAGGAGATCAGCAATGCTATGTTGAACTGTTCAGATTGTGGACCCCATGTTTACATTGTAAGCTGGAACGATCACTTTTTCATCCTCAAAGTTGAAGCTGATGCATACTACATTGTTGACACACTTGGAGAAAGGCTTTTTGAAGGTTGTAGTGAAGCTTATATTCTGAAGTTCAACAAAGATACCTCCATCTTCAAATTACCAGAAGAACCTGAGGGTAAATCCCCCAATGATTCCCAGACATCCCTTGTGGAACCAAAAGGCCAGCAGCAGCCTGAGGTCGATGCAAGTGGATCATCAGAGAAAGAAGCAATGGACAACAACACGACTCAAGATGAGCTCATATGCAGTGGAAAGGAGTCATGCAAGGAGTACATCAAGAATTTCTTAGCCGCCATTCCTTTGAGGGAATTGCAGGTGGATATCAAGAAGGGCTTGATGACTACTCCTCTTCATCAACGTCTGCAGATTGAGTTCCACTACACAGCATACTTCACACCACCCTCTACAGAAGTAGCTGTAGTACAGGTGCCCACAGAACCATCTCTAACATGA
- the LOC116264289 gene encoding uncharacterized protein LOC116264289 isoform X2, giving the protein MVVKMMKWRPWPPLITKKYQVKLVLKRIEGVVLEEAPAAGGGEGTRFMVEIKWKGQKPAFTSLRRKVVRNFTAERTVSKKKDGQEEGDGGVVVEWQEEFSNVCTLSSYKENCFHPWEISFTLLNVSSQGPKNKMTVTGTATVNLADFVAAMEEKEVESNVLVALPGGSAQPQPTLTFSFSLLELRNAQEPSESVPRLPAALSPLSEEASLGEKEELSALKASLRKVKILTNYVSTRRTKKAFREDESSDGRYSGPSDDAEYAYPFDTDSIGDADQGVNDDKESSSFRKSFSYGTLSSANYVGGSYYPGIGIDEGNEGWVYYSNHRSEAGGSLAEESSSGYVEPSSIQSSKRSILPWRKRKLSFRSPKSKGEPLLKKQYAEEGGDDIDFDRRQLSSSDESFALGWTKGEEDAAANRSSVSDFGDDSFAVGHWESKEVISRDGHMKLCTEVFFASIDQRSERAAGESACTALVAVIADWLQCNRDIMPNKSQFDSLIREGSLEWRNLCENEAYMQRFPDKHFDLETVLEAKVRPLSVKHEKSFVGFFHPDGMDDGFEFLQGAMSFDSIWEEISNAMLNCSDCGPHVYIVSWNDHFFILKVEADAYYIVDTLGERLFEGCSEAYILKFNKDTSIFKLPEEPEGKSPNDSQTSLVEPKGQQQPEVDASGSSEKEAMDNNTTQDELICSGKESCKEYIKNFLAAIPLRELQVDIKKGLMTTPLHQRLQIEFHYTAYFTPPSTEVAVVQVPTEPSLT; this is encoded by the exons ATGGTTGTGAAGATGATGAAGTGGCGGCCATGGCCGCCCCTCATCACGAAGAAATACCAGGTGAAACTGGTTTTGAAGAGGATCGAAGGGGTGGTACTGGAGGAGGCGCCCGCTGCCGGAGGCGGCGAAGGAACTAGATTCATGGTGGAGATCAAATGGAAAGGGCAGAAGCCTGCTTTTACGTCCTTGAGGAGGAAGGTTGTCAGGAATTTCACGGCGGAGCGCACTGTCTCGAAGAAGAAGGACGGCCAAGAGGAGGGAGATGGAGGGGTGGTCGTGGAATGGCAAGAGGAGTTTTCAAACGTGTGCACTCTCTCGTCTTACAAAGAGAATTGCTTTCATCCGTGGGAGATTTCCTTCACCCTGTTGAAT GTCTCAAGTCAGggaccaaaaaacaaaatgactGTTACTGGGACTGCAACAGTCAACTTGGCAGACTTTGTGGCTGCAATGGAAGAGAAGGAAGTTGAGTCAAATGTTCTTGTCGCTTTGCCAGGCGGGTCTGCTCAACCTCAACCAACACTGACT TTCTCTTTCAGCTTGTTGGAACTGAGAAATGCTCAAGAACCTTCTGAATCTGTTCCAAGATTACCTGCAGCGTTGTCCCCTCTGAGTGAGGAAGCTTCACTTGGTGAGAAAGAAGAGCTTTCAGCCCTCAAAGCCAGCCTGAGAAAAGTCAAAATATTAACCAACTATGTGTCTACTCGGAGAACAAAGAAGGCATTTAGAGAGGATGAAAGCAGTGATGGAAGATACTCTGGCCCCAGTGATGATGCTGAATATGCATACCCATTTGATACAGATTCCATTGGCGATGCTGATCAAGGGGTTAATGATGACAAAGAAAGCTCTAGCTTTAGAAAATCATTCAGCTATGGAACACTGTCATCAGCAAACTATGTTGGTGGATCTTATTACCCTGGAATAGGAATTGATGAAGGCAATGAGGGATGGGTCTATTACAGCAATCACAGGTCTGAGGCAGGTGGCTCTCTTGCTGAGGAGTCATCATCAGGTTATGTGGAGCCATCTAGTATACAGTCATCAAAGCGGAGCATTCTTCCTTGGAGGAAAAGGAAGCTTAGTTTCAGATCACCAAAGTCAAAGGGAGAGCCACTCCTAAAGAAACAATATGCTGAAGAAGGTGGTGATGACATTGATTTTGATCGTCGACAGCTCAGCTCATCAGACGAGTCTTTTGCTCTAGGG TGGACTAAAGGGGAGGAGGATGCAGCTGCAAATCGGTCCTCTGTGTCAGACTTTGGAGATGACAGTTTTGCTGTAGGCCATTGGGAGAGCAAAGAAGTAATCAGTCGGGATGGACACATGAAGCTGTGCACAGAAGTATTTTTTGCTTCCATCGATCAGCGCAGTGAACGAGCTGCTGGTGAGAGTGCATGCACTGCTCTTGTCGCTGTAATTGCAGATTGGTTGCAGTGCAACAGAGACATTATGCCTAACAAGTCACAGTTTGATAGCCTGATCAGAGAAGGTTCACTGGAATGGAGGAATTTATGTGAGAACGAGGCCTACATGCAGCGGTTTCCAGACAAACATTTTGATCTAGAAACAGTTCTCGAAGCGAAGGTCCGGCCGCTTTCAGTTAAACATGAGAAATCTTTTGTGGGCTTCTTCCATCCTGATGGAATGGATGATGGGTTTGAATTCTTACAAGGTGCAATGTCATTTGATAGCATCTGGGAGGAGATCAGCAATGCTATGTTGAACTGTTCAGATTGTGGACCCCATGTTTACATTGTAAGCTGGAACGATCACTTTTTCATCCTCAAAGTTGAAGCTGATGCATACTACATTGTTGACACACTTGGAGAAAGGCTTTTTGAAGGTTGTAGTGAAGCTTATATTCTGAAGTTCAACAAAGATACCTCCATCTTCAAATTACCAGAAGAACCTGAGGGTAAATCCCCCAATGATTCCCAGACATCCCTTGTGGAACCAAAAGGCCAGCAGCAGCCTGAGGTCGATGCAAGTGGATCATCAGAGAAAGAAGCAATGGACAACAACACGACTCAAGATGAGCTCATATGCAGTGGAAAGGAGTCATGCAAGGAGTACATCAAGAATTTCTTAGCCGCCATTCCTTTGAGGGAATTGCAGGTGGATATCAAGAAGGGCTTGATGACTACTCCTCTTCATCAACGTCTGCAGATTGAGTTCCACTACACAGCATACTTCACACCACCCTCTACAGAAGTAGCTGTAGTACAGGTGCCCACAGAACCATCTCTAACATGA